The Methanomassiliicoccales archaeon nucleotide sequence CCGGTCCCCCTTTACTACCAGCTAAAAGAGATCTTCCGGTCCTGGATCACCTCCGGAAAATTCGAAGCCAACGAGCGCTTCCCCTCCGAAACTGAACTGCAAAAGATGTTTGGGGTAAGCCGGATGACGGTGCGGCGCGCCCTCTC carries:
- a CDS encoding GntR family transcriptional regulator, with product MDRRSPVPLYYQLKEIFRSWITSGKFEANERFPSETELQKMFGVSRMTVRRALS